TATATGGATATCCTATTCTCCAGATTTAAGATACTGGGGAAATTCCAAAGTGATAATGAAACCTTTACAGTATCACTGGGACGAAATGAAGATTGGCCCCGGAGCCCCGCCAATCAGGACAAAGAAGGGTTGGTTGAGCATTTATCATGGCGTATTCCCAACAATGGATGGCTGTATTTATAGGTTAGGCGCAGCGCTTCATGATTTAGATGATCCATCCAAAATAATTGGTGTTGGCGATAAATGGATATTACAGCCAGAGGAGGAGTATGAGGTTGTAGGCTATGTCCATAATGTGGTGTTTACCTGCGGTGCAGTACCTGAGGATGACGGCACAGTGAAAATATACTGGGGAGGGGCGGATAAGGTTATGTGTGTTGGCGCTGCCATGTTAGACGATCTCGTGAATCTCTGCATCAACGATTCGAGGCCTGCGTTGTAGCATGAAAGTGGCAGTTTTAGCGCCAATCTGCTGGAGAACCCCGCCGCGCCATTATGGTCCCTGGGAGCAGGTTGCTTCTAATATTGCAGAGGGTCTAATTTCACGGGGGATTGATGTAACGCTTTTTGCTACTGGGGACTCCTTAACACAAGGGAAACTGGAATATATTACAAAACGTCCATATGAAGAGGATAAAAGCATAGATCCCAAGGTATGGGAATGTATGCATATTGGACATATAATGGAGCATGCTGATTGCTTTGATATTATTCACAATAATTACGATTTTTTGCCTCTTACATACTCGCGACTAATAAACACTCCCATGTTAACAACCATACATGGGTTCTCATCACCAAAGATTATTCCGGTATACAAAGAATACAATGATTCAGTTTCTTATGTTTCCATCAGCAATTCTGATCGCAGTTCCGAATTAAACTATATTGCCACTGTATATAATGGAATTAAGATAGAGGATTTTATCCTTAACGAAGGGACTGGTGATTATTTATTATATTTTGGAAGGATTCATCATGA
This genomic window from Spirochaetota bacterium contains:
- a CDS encoding glycosyltransferase family 4 protein, whose product is MKVAVLAPICWRTPPRHYGPWEQVASNIAEGLISRGIDVTLFATGDSLTQGKLEYITKRPYEEDKSIDPKVWECMHIGHIMEHADCFDIIHNNYDFLPLTYSRLINTPMLTTIHGFSSPKIIPVYKEYNDSVSYVSISNSDRSSELNYIATVYNGIKIEDFILNEGTGDYLLYFGRIHHDKGTYESIQIAKKSGMRLIISGIIQDQRYYDEKVEPFINNDDIVFVGHSGPEKRNKLLGEAYALLHPINFAEPFGLSVVESMLCGTPVVAFNKGSMPELIIHGKTGFLVNNIDEAVDATQEVYTIKRRYCREWATNKFSQEKMVDDYIQVYNGVLGK